The following proteins come from a genomic window of Paramicrobacterium humi:
- a CDS encoding Bax inhibitor-1/YccA family protein, with translation MAIDNPAFRNAGFQKGGAVAAQQQATLTAEQLQQMYDQPAATAAQTDRMTVEDTLGKSVIAFGILLVGAAIGWFIPALAIPAAIVGFVLALVNIFKKSPSAPLVLSYAAVQGVFVGGISSFFETLYPAIVSQALIGTVVVFGVTLALFASGKVRASARATKVFMIAMIGYLIFSVVNLVLMWTGANDDPWGLRGSFEIAGIPLGLILGVLVVIMAAYSLVLDFEFIKQGAQNGLPRKFGWTGVFGVMMTVIWLYLEILRMLAISRD, from the coding sequence ATGGCCATCGACAACCCGGCCTTCCGCAACGCCGGCTTCCAGAAGGGCGGCGCCGTCGCCGCTCAGCAGCAGGCGACGCTGACCGCCGAGCAGCTGCAGCAGATGTACGACCAGCCGGCCGCTACGGCAGCGCAGACCGACCGCATGACGGTCGAGGACACGCTGGGCAAGTCGGTCATCGCCTTCGGCATCCTGCTCGTGGGCGCCGCGATCGGCTGGTTCATCCCCGCACTCGCGATCCCGGCGGCGATCGTCGGCTTCGTGCTCGCGCTCGTCAACATCTTCAAGAAGAGCCCCTCGGCTCCCCTCGTGCTCAGCTACGCGGCAGTGCAGGGCGTCTTCGTCGGCGGCATCTCGAGCTTCTTCGAGACGCTCTACCCGGCAATCGTCAGCCAGGCGCTCATCGGCACGGTCGTGGTGTTCGGCGTCACCCTCGCCCTCTTCGCGAGCGGCAAGGTTCGCGCGTCCGCTCGCGCCACGAAGGTCTTCATGATCGCCATGATCGGCTACCTGATCTTCTCGGTTGTCAACCTGGTGCTCATGTGGACCGGCGCCAACGATGACCCGTGGGGCCTGCGCGGCTCGTTTGAGATCGCCGGTATTCCGCTCGGCCTGATCCTCGGCGTCCTCGTCGTGATCATGGCGGCGTATTCGCTCGTTCTCGACTTCGAGTTCATCAAGCAGGGTGCCCAGAACGGCCTGCCCCGCAAGTTCGGCTGGACCGGCGTCTTCGGTGTCATGATGACCGTGATCTGGCTGTACCTAGAGATCCTGCGGATGCTCGCGATCTCCCGCGACTGA
- a CDS encoding FBP domain-containing protein: MKPLTAEDIRSSFVNATPEQLDRLPIPGLHETLWDEREYLGWRDPQAARLGYLVHWADDRPVGIVLRAAPGGLRPGIAAMCSLCHSSQPATQVRMFTAPKAGEAGLNGSTIGTYLCEDLACSLLIRITPSHPGLPHNIHTRAEGLLQRVQRFTADVMKTA; this comes from the coding sequence ATGAAGCCGTTGACCGCCGAAGACATCCGTTCATCGTTCGTCAATGCGACGCCGGAGCAGCTCGACCGCCTGCCAATACCGGGATTGCACGAGACCCTGTGGGACGAACGCGAGTATCTCGGCTGGCGGGATCCGCAGGCGGCGCGACTCGGCTACCTCGTGCATTGGGCCGACGATCGCCCCGTCGGAATCGTTCTTCGTGCCGCGCCTGGCGGTCTGCGACCGGGCATCGCCGCGATGTGCTCGCTGTGCCACTCGTCACAGCCTGCGACGCAAGTGCGCATGTTCACCGCGCCGAAAGCGGGGGAGGCCGGCCTCAACGGCAGCACGATCGGCACCTACCTCTGCGAAGACCTCGCCTGCTCGCTCCTGATCCGCATCACCCCGTCGCACCCGGGACTGCCTCACAACATCCACACACGAGCCGAAGGACTGCTCCAGCGAGTTCAACGGTTCACCGCCGACGTGATGAAGACGGCCTAG
- a CDS encoding RDD family protein: MHHLAIKRGKAYARDCVVYAGFAAAMLPLGLVLQATGRAPSRRLVTALSMVPPAAATLFAAARESRDGATPGKKAEGLRVSTDDGQRVGWGTALLRNVVKIGIPWQIGHEVAIGAASGGFERGDRRTLAATIVTYPLLGALVGSVLVGSGRGVHDRLAGTRVAATRGRS, from the coding sequence ATGCATCACCTGGCGATAAAGCGAGGCAAGGCGTATGCGCGGGACTGCGTCGTGTACGCGGGGTTCGCCGCGGCGATGCTGCCGCTCGGACTCGTGTTGCAAGCGACCGGCCGCGCGCCGAGTCGTCGCCTCGTCACGGCGCTGAGCATGGTCCCTCCCGCCGCGGCGACCCTGTTTGCCGCAGCGCGAGAGAGCCGGGATGGCGCTACGCCCGGCAAGAAGGCAGAGGGTCTCCGTGTGAGCACGGATGATGGGCAACGAGTTGGTTGGGGAACGGCGCTGCTGCGGAACGTCGTCAAGATCGGCATTCCGTGGCAGATCGGCCATGAGGTCGCCATCGGAGCGGCCTCCGGCGGCTTCGAGCGCGGCGATCGGCGCACGCTCGCAGCGACGATCGTGACGTACCCGCTGCTCGGCGCCCTTGTCGGCAGTGTGCTCGTGGGGTCGGGCCGCGGCGTGCACGACCGACTGGCCGGAACCAGAGTCGCCGCCACGCGAGGACGCAGCTAA
- the guaA gene encoding glutamine-hydrolyzing GMP synthase, with amino-acid sequence MSEQPTAQRPVLVVDFGAQYAQLIARRVREAGVYSEIVPHTISADEVREKQPVGMILSGGPSSVYADEAPNLDEGIFDLGVPTLGICYGFQVMARALGGEVAHTGQREYGSTQATLAGDGGVLLAEQPAEQTVWMSHGDSVAKAPEGFEVLASTASTPVAAFGNADRCLYGVQWHPEVKHSAYGQDVLENFLHDAAGIANDWNPGNVIAEQVERIRAQIGTGKVIAGLSGGVDSAVAAALVHKAVGDQLTCVFVDHGLLRQDERRQVEEDYVAATGIRLVTVDAADTFISELAGVSDPEQKRKIIGREFIRTFERAQADLIAESLEDDGDPIRFLVQGTLYPDVVESGGGTGAANIKSHHNVGGLPEDMTFELVEPLRTLFKDEVRAIGRELGLPEAIVARQPFPGPGLGIRIVGEVTAERLELLRKADAIVRAELTAAGLDSEIWQCPVVLLADVRSVGVQGDGRTYGHPIVLRPVSSEDAMTADWTRLPYDLLARISNRITNEVEDVNRVVLDVTSKPPGTIEWE; translated from the coding sequence ATTAGCGAGCAGCCCACGGCCCAGCGGCCTGTTCTCGTCGTCGACTTCGGAGCGCAGTACGCGCAGCTCATCGCCCGCCGCGTGCGCGAGGCCGGCGTGTACTCCGAGATCGTGCCGCACACGATCTCGGCGGACGAGGTGCGCGAGAAGCAGCCCGTCGGCATGATCCTCTCGGGCGGACCATCGAGCGTGTATGCCGACGAGGCGCCGAATCTCGACGAGGGCATCTTCGACCTCGGTGTCCCGACGCTCGGCATCTGCTACGGCTTTCAGGTGATGGCCCGTGCCCTCGGCGGCGAAGTGGCTCACACCGGTCAGCGGGAGTACGGGTCGACGCAGGCGACGCTCGCGGGTGACGGCGGGGTCCTGCTCGCCGAGCAGCCCGCCGAGCAGACCGTGTGGATGAGCCACGGCGACTCGGTCGCGAAAGCGCCCGAGGGCTTCGAGGTGCTCGCCTCGACGGCGTCCACACCCGTTGCCGCGTTCGGCAACGCGGACCGCTGCCTGTACGGCGTGCAGTGGCACCCCGAGGTGAAGCACAGCGCCTACGGCCAGGACGTGCTCGAGAACTTCCTGCATGACGCCGCAGGCATCGCGAACGACTGGAATCCCGGCAACGTCATCGCCGAGCAGGTCGAGCGGATTCGGGCCCAGATCGGAACCGGAAAGGTCATCGCCGGTCTCTCCGGCGGCGTGGACTCCGCCGTCGCGGCCGCGCTCGTGCACAAGGCCGTCGGCGACCAGCTCACGTGCGTGTTCGTCGACCACGGGCTGCTGCGGCAGGACGAGCGTCGGCAGGTGGAAGAGGACTACGTCGCCGCCACCGGCATCCGACTGGTCACCGTCGACGCGGCCGACACCTTCATCTCCGAACTCGCCGGGGTCAGCGACCCGGAGCAGAAGCGCAAGATCATCGGTCGCGAGTTCATCCGCACCTTCGAGCGCGCGCAGGCCGACCTCATCGCCGAGTCGCTCGAAGACGACGGCGACCCGATCCGCTTCCTCGTGCAGGGCACGCTCTACCCCGATGTCGTGGAATCCGGCGGCGGCACCGGTGCGGCGAACATCAAGAGCCACCACAACGTCGGCGGACTTCCCGAGGACATGACGTTCGAGCTCGTCGAGCCGCTGCGCACCCTGTTCAAGGACGAAGTGCGAGCCATCGGGCGCGAGCTCGGGCTGCCCGAGGCGATCGTGGCACGCCAGCCGTTCCCCGGGCCCGGACTCGGCATCCGCATCGTCGGCGAGGTCACGGCCGAGCGACTCGAGCTGCTGCGCAAGGCCGACGCGATCGTGCGCGCCGAGCTGACCGCCGCCGGGCTCGACAGCGAGATCTGGCAGTGCCCGGTCGTGCTGCTCGCCGACGTCCGCTCGGTGGGCGTGCAGGGCGACGGCCGCACGTACGGCCACCCGATCGTGCTGCGGCCCGTGAGCTCCGAGGACGCCATGACGGCCGACTGGACGCGACTGCCGTACGACCTGCTCGCGCGGATCTCGAACCGCATCACGAACGAGGTCGAAGACGTCAACCGCGTGGTGCTCGACGTCACGTCGAAGCCGCCGGGGACCATCGAGTGGGAGTAG
- a CDS encoding DUF3817 domain-containing protein, whose product MRFEPRARDLPRIPGALKFYQVASIITGTLLLLLCAEMVMKYAFGLELELGGAYGFLAFVPSGSVAAINLSIGILVVHGWFYVVYLFSDFRLWSLMRWPMMTFLLIALGGVVPFLSFFVEARMARRVRAYLAERAARDAQTVEATH is encoded by the coding sequence ATGCGCTTTGAACCCCGTGCCCGCGATCTTCCGCGCATTCCCGGAGCCCTGAAGTTCTACCAGGTCGCCTCGATCATCACCGGAACGCTGCTGCTTCTGCTGTGCGCCGAGATGGTGATGAAGTACGCCTTCGGCCTCGAACTCGAGCTCGGCGGGGCGTACGGGTTCCTCGCGTTCGTGCCGAGCGGAAGCGTCGCCGCGATCAACCTGTCGATCGGCATTCTGGTCGTGCACGGCTGGTTCTACGTCGTCTACCTGTTCAGCGACTTCCGACTGTGGAGCCTCATGCGCTGGCCGATGATGACGTTCCTGCTCATCGCGCTCGGCGGCGTCGTGCCGTTCCTGTCATTCTTCGTCGAGGCCCGGATGGCCCGGCGCGTCAGAGCCTATCTCGCGGAGCGCGCAGCGCGCGACGCCCAGACTGTGGAGGCAACCCATTAG
- a CDS encoding SURF1 family cytochrome oxidase biogenesis protein — MSTISRRDPDQPVTLLRTMLSARWLALLVLALLVAAAFAALGKWQLERAYRAAPTQQTAPTETVMPIGDVVKPRSLLRDIAVGQRTSVDGTFEPKDYIVIADRINGDDTGYWVSGHLVTDAGDHLAVALGWTATREKAVEAAERLNAEPAGAAELTGRVLSTQFPEVDEKRPFELTTMAVAALANRWHDMADGQVYEVYLVSAEAPAGLETIDAPPPAQDVEVNWLNIFYAVEWVVFAGFAVFLWYRLAKDSWERAEEVRELAASENQTTSENVN; from the coding sequence GTGAGCACCATTTCCCGACGCGACCCGGACCAGCCCGTCACGCTGCTTCGCACCATGCTCTCGGCGCGTTGGCTCGCGCTGCTCGTGCTCGCCCTCCTTGTCGCCGCGGCCTTCGCCGCCCTCGGCAAGTGGCAGCTCGAACGCGCCTACCGTGCCGCACCCACCCAACAGACCGCGCCGACGGAGACCGTCATGCCGATCGGTGACGTGGTGAAGCCGCGCAGCCTGCTGCGCGATATCGCGGTGGGGCAGCGCACAAGCGTGGACGGCACGTTCGAGCCGAAGGACTACATCGTCATCGCCGACCGGATCAACGGCGACGACACCGGGTACTGGGTGAGCGGACACCTCGTCACCGACGCGGGCGATCACCTCGCCGTCGCGCTCGGCTGGACCGCGACCCGGGAGAAAGCGGTGGAGGCCGCCGAGCGACTGAACGCCGAGCCGGCCGGCGCGGCGGAACTGACGGGGCGCGTGCTCTCGACGCAGTTCCCCGAGGTCGACGAGAAGCGGCCGTTCGAGCTCACCACGATGGCGGTCGCGGCGCTCGCGAACCGCTGGCACGACATGGCCGACGGGCAGGTGTACGAGGTGTACCTCGTCTCAGCCGAAGCGCCGGCCGGTCTCGAGACCATCGACGCTCCGCCGCCCGCCCAGGACGTGGAAGTGAACTGGCTGAACATCTTCTACGCCGTCGAGTGGGTCGTGTTCGCCGGCTTCGCCGTGTTCCTCTGGTACCGGCTCGCGAAGGACTCGTGGGAGCGCGCCGAAGAGGTGCGCGAGCTCGCGGCATCCGAAAATCAGACAACGAGTGAGAACGTAAACTAG
- a CDS encoding NAD-dependent epimerase/dehydratase family protein — MIVVATGASGLLGRSVAERLRDAGHEVRALQRRPSGVSGVTDAIGSVTDAAAVAAALDGADAVVHMAAKVSLAGDPREFDRVNVDGTRIVLDAAQRAGVSRFVQVSSPSVAHAGSSLTGVGAEPAVPERARGDYARTKAKGELLALGRSSSDFPVIAVRPHLVWGPGDTQLVERIIDRARRGTLPLLNGGTALIDTTYIDNAASGIVAALDAAPRVAGRSFVVTNGEPRPVAELFAGICAAAGVPAPRWSVAAGLGKAAGSLVERLWAIRPGEDEPPMTRFLAEQLSTAHWFDQRETRAALDWAPAVSIDEGFERLAQYYGGHSLPTAAAR, encoded by the coding sequence ATGATCGTCGTCGCCACGGGAGCAAGCGGCCTGCTCGGCCGCTCCGTCGCCGAGCGGTTGCGCGACGCCGGGCACGAGGTGCGCGCCCTGCAACGCCGACCGAGCGGCGTCTCCGGGGTGACCGATGCGATCGGCTCGGTGACGGATGCCGCGGCCGTCGCCGCCGCCCTCGACGGCGCCGACGCCGTCGTCCACATGGCGGCGAAGGTGTCGCTCGCCGGCGACCCGCGGGAGTTCGACCGCGTGAACGTGGACGGCACGCGCATCGTCCTCGACGCGGCACAGCGCGCGGGCGTCTCCCGGTTCGTTCAGGTGTCGTCTCCGTCCGTCGCTCACGCAGGCAGTTCGCTCACCGGTGTCGGGGCGGAGCCGGCGGTTCCCGAGCGCGCCCGCGGCGACTACGCGCGCACGAAGGCGAAGGGCGAACTGCTCGCCCTCGGCCGATCGAGCAGCGACTTCCCTGTTATCGCGGTGCGCCCGCACCTCGTGTGGGGACCGGGCGACACGCAATTGGTCGAGCGCATCATCGACCGTGCCCGGCGCGGGACGCTGCCGCTTCTGAACGGCGGGACGGCGCTCATCGACACGACCTACATCGACAACGCGGCGAGCGGCATTGTCGCGGCGCTCGACGCCGCCCCTCGAGTGGCCGGCCGCAGCTTCGTGGTCACGAACGGTGAACCGCGACCCGTCGCCGAGCTGTTCGCCGGCATCTGCGCCGCCGCAGGGGTTCCCGCGCCGCGGTGGAGCGTTGCCGCGGGACTCGGCAAGGCGGCCGGAAGCCTCGTCGAACGGCTGTGGGCGATCCGGCCGGGGGAGGACGAGCCGCCGATGACGCGCTTCCTCGCCGAGCAGCTCTCGACCGCGCACTGGTTCGATCAGCGGGAGACCCGCGCCGCGCTCGACTGGGCGCCTGCCGTCAGCATCGACGAGGGCTTCGAGCGGCTTGCGCAGTACTACGGCGGCCACAGCCTGCCCACAGCGGCGGCTCGATAG
- a CDS encoding alpha/beta fold hydrolase, which yields MVTARPTRLPASRPTLGLAELDARLSRLIEVPGGGIDAGETRTWHYLDNIDRLAGERPAGTILAVHGNPTWSYLWRRIVTAAADREQPWRVIAVDQLEMGFSERTGAHRTLAQRVDDLGAFTEALELEGPVVTLGHDWGGVISLGWALHHRELLAGVAVLNTAVHHPAGRPIPAPLRLAGARGMLAAGTQATSAFLDVTLSLAHPPLTLPIAAGYRAPYRSAARRDGIRGFVADIPADDRHESRPALDAIAEGLRSLDVPALMLWGPRDPIFSDRYLDDLIDRMPHADVHRFEGAGHLIAEDAPYADAMLDWLAERVASTGGTDAAESAPAPTPFTPLWSRLEEHRDDTALAVADMSVTEPVRVSWSQLARRVRQLAAGLHSIGVRKGDRVSLLVQPGPTLTAVVYACLRIGAVVVVADAGLGVAGLGRAIRGAQPDVLIGDAKALTAARVLGWPGTRVSTTTLPRGSAAALGVAHTLVELTERGCDEALPPEPEAGDEAAVLFTSGSTGPAKGVVYTHAELSAMRDLIADHFDVTADSGLVTGFAPFALLGPALGTRSVTPDMDVSRPRTLTAAAVAAAVRASHARIVFLSPAAILNVVDTASELTDGDREALAGVDTVLSTGAPISEQLLASVARVLPNATAHTPYGMTECLLVTDTTLDGIRDASAAPDRGVCVGRPIGEVRVRISALDEAGAATGEPGEEPGVLGEIVISAPHLKDHYDRLALVDRASRRDVPTDGRWHRTGDIGHLDADGRLWVEGRLQHVISTEHGPLAPVGPEQDIECVDAVRRAAVVGVGPQGVRRAVAVVETIEPARAARLAAPDLAAAIRDSCAEPLSAVFVVPQLPCDIRHNSKIDRSRLSDWAERMLSGSRVTAP from the coding sequence GTGGTGACAGCCCGACCGACCCGGCTCCCCGCATCTCGGCCGACTCTCGGTCTCGCCGAGCTCGACGCGCGCCTCAGCCGCCTCATCGAGGTTCCCGGAGGCGGCATCGACGCGGGCGAGACGCGCACGTGGCACTACCTCGACAACATCGACCGTCTCGCCGGTGAACGGCCCGCGGGAACCATCCTCGCCGTCCACGGCAACCCCACCTGGTCGTACCTGTGGCGCCGCATCGTCACCGCGGCCGCCGACCGTGAGCAGCCGTGGCGCGTGATCGCCGTCGACCAGCTCGAGATGGGATTCTCCGAGCGCACCGGCGCACACCGCACGCTCGCGCAGCGCGTCGACGACCTCGGCGCCTTCACCGAAGCGCTCGAGCTCGAGGGACCTGTCGTCACGCTTGGCCACGACTGGGGAGGCGTCATCTCGCTCGGCTGGGCCCTGCATCACCGCGAGCTGCTCGCCGGCGTCGCCGTCCTCAACACCGCCGTGCACCACCCCGCCGGCCGACCCATCCCCGCACCGCTGCGTCTCGCCGGTGCCCGCGGCATGCTCGCTGCGGGCACGCAGGCGACGAGCGCGTTCCTCGACGTCACTCTCTCCCTCGCGCACCCGCCGCTCACGCTGCCCATCGCCGCCGGCTACCGCGCTCCCTACCGCTCGGCGGCCCGCCGCGACGGGATCCGCGGCTTCGTCGCCGACATCCCCGCCGACGACCGGCACGAGAGCCGCCCGGCGCTCGACGCCATCGCGGAGGGTCTCCGCAGCCTCGACGTGCCCGCGCTCATGCTCTGGGGCCCCCGCGACCCGATCTTCAGCGACCGGTACCTCGACGACCTCATCGACCGGATGCCGCACGCCGACGTGCACCGCTTCGAAGGCGCCGGGCACCTCATCGCCGAAGACGCGCCGTACGCCGACGCCATGCTCGACTGGCTCGCCGAGCGCGTCGCGTCGACAGGTGGGACGGATGCCGCCGAGTCGGCGCCCGCTCCCACGCCGTTCACTCCGCTGTGGAGCCGCCTCGAGGAGCACCGCGACGACACCGCGCTCGCCGTCGCGGACATGTCCGTAACCGAGCCCGTTCGCGTGAGCTGGTCACAGCTGGCGCGCCGCGTGCGGCAGCTCGCCGCCGGGCTTCACTCGATCGGCGTGCGCAAGGGCGACCGGGTCTCGCTTCTCGTGCAGCCAGGCCCCACCCTCACGGCCGTCGTCTACGCGTGCCTTCGCATCGGCGCCGTCGTCGTCGTGGCCGACGCGGGACTCGGCGTCGCCGGCCTCGGCCGCGCCATCCGCGGCGCACAGCCCGACGTGCTCATCGGCGACGCGAAGGCGCTCACGGCGGCGCGCGTGCTCGGCTGGCCGGGCACGCGCGTGTCGACGACGACGCTTCCACGCGGCTCCGCCGCGGCGCTCGGCGTCGCCCACACGCTCGTCGAGCTGACCGAGCGCGGTTGCGACGAGGCGCTCCCGCCGGAACCCGAGGCCGGCGACGAGGCCGCCGTGCTGTTCACGTCCGGTTCCACAGGCCCGGCGAAGGGCGTCGTCTACACGCACGCCGAACTGTCGGCCATGCGCGACCTCATCGCCGACCACTTCGACGTGACCGCCGACAGCGGACTCGTCACGGGCTTCGCGCCGTTCGCGCTTCTCGGTCCCGCGCTCGGCACCCGCTCGGTCACCCCTGACATGGACGTCAGCCGACCCCGCACGCTCACGGCGGCCGCCGTCGCCGCCGCCGTTCGCGCCTCGCACGCGCGCATCGTGTTCCTCTCACCCGCGGCGATCCTCAACGTCGTCGACACGGCGAGCGAGCTGACGGACGGCGACCGCGAGGCGCTCGCCGGCGTCGACACCGTGCTGTCCACAGGGGCGCCCATCAGTGAGCAGCTGCTCGCGTCAGTGGCGCGCGTCCTGCCGAATGCGACCGCGCACACCCCGTACGGCATGACCGAGTGCCTGCTCGTCACCGACACGACGCTCGACGGCATCCGCGACGCGAGCGCCGCTCCCGACCGTGGCGTGTGCGTCGGCCGGCCGATCGGCGAAGTCCGCGTGCGCATCAGCGCCCTCGACGAGGCAGGCGCGGCGACAGGGGAGCCCGGCGAGGAGCCGGGCGTGCTCGGCGAGATCGTCATCTCCGCACCGCACCTCAAGGACCACTACGACCGGCTCGCCCTCGTCGACCGCGCGTCGCGCCGTGACGTGCCGACGGACGGCCGCTGGCACCGCACGGGCGACATCGGCCACCTTGACGCCGACGGCCGGCTCTGGGTCGAGGGCCGACTGCAGCACGTCATCTCGACAGAACATGGACCCCTCGCTCCGGTGGGGCCCGAGCAGGACATCGAATGCGTCGACGCGGTGCGCCGCGCGGCCGTCGTCGGCGTCGGACCGCAGGGAGTGCGCCGAGCCGTCGCCGTCGTCGAGACCATCGAACCCGCCCGCGCCGCGCGGCTCGCGGCCCCCGACCTCGCCGCCGCCATCCGCGACAGCTGCGCCGAGCCGCTCTCCGCCGTCTTCGTCGTGCCGCAGCTGCCGTGCGACATTCGGCACAACTCGAAGATCGACCGCTCGCGACTGTCCGACTGGGCCGAGCGGATGCTGTCAGGCAGCCGGGTGACCGCGCCATGA